A single Strix aluco isolate bStrAlu1 chromosome 38, bStrAlu1.hap1, whole genome shotgun sequence DNA region contains:
- the LOC141917498 gene encoding uncharacterized protein LOC141917498 — translation MWRRAGQQHPEGKGWGYCAKKARSNPRNRKRDRDDRPQRDEKLVSWMTDDLLHSAITWELSRTTLKGSGEKPACCQQLELAPQASAPRWKTSGKSNEAEKPPVSPRNSAHDGSRSPCQDPARGFIAGVQVRLTETKTGVRKGYHRENQLFCCEQTNSVACLAWHSREGTRHFPSEELCSYFQPPRAPRPEDTSYTWVFSALGGDAPELCPAPSLSVGARRAQTHLKSSRRGEAKL, via the exons ATGtggaggagagctgggcagcagcaccccGAGGGAAAAGGATGGGGATATTGTGCCAAAAAAGCCAGGAGTAATCCCAGGAATCGGAAGAGAGACAGGGATGATCGACCGCAACGGGATGAGAAGCTTGTTAGCTGGATGACAGATGACCTGCTGCACTCAGCGATCACATGGGAGCT TTCACGGACGACTTTGAAAGGCAGCGGAGAAAAGCCAGCCTGCTGTCAGCAGCTTGAACTCGCTCCGCAGGCATCCGCTCCCCGCTGGAAAACCTCCGGCAAATCTAACGAGGCAGAAAAACCCCCCGTTTCTCCCCGAAACTCCGCACACGACGGGTCAAGGAGCCCGTGCCAAGACCCTGCGCGGGGTTTCATCGCTGGTGTACAAGTGAGATTAACCGAAACCAAAACAGGTGTGAGGAAGGGCTACCACAGGGAAAACCAGCTCTTCTGCTGCGAGCAGACGAACAGCGTGGCTTGTTTAGCTTGGCACAGCCGAGAGGGAACCCGACACTTTCCCAGCGAGGAGCTTTGCTCTTATTTCCAGCCTCCCCGCGCTCCCCGGCCAGAGGACACAAGTTATACTTGGGTTTTCTCAGCTCTTGGGGGGGATGCACCAGAGCTgtgccctgctcccagcctcaGCGTGGGGGCACGCAGAGCCCAGACCCATCTGAAAAGCTCCAGGCGTGGCGAGGCAAAGCTCTGA